One genomic segment of Streptomyces sp. TLI_146 includes these proteins:
- a CDS encoding Lrp/AsnC family transcriptional regulator codes for MADPVLDEVDYLLITALQHAPRAAWQKIGSLIGLDATTAARRWDRLAGEGLAWLSCHPSTAVMGDAVVAYIEIDCVRGRLHEVCEQLVEDAPLFSLEYVTGSRDLLLTVVLRSHADLARYVGFRLGGLEGVAATRTQLVTTLHVEGSRWRLDRLHGVVQGPAHMPERAPAALGDADQALVLLLARDVRQSVERLARDSGLSPTTVRRRLARLEAARAISYRCEAARAVSGWPVSATLWAAVPAADLNKAVAQLSGMRETRLCASLSGPCNLMMTVWLRSIDDIQPFEASLVQRIPGLEVRDRSVTLWQLKHAGQVLDPQGRLLRSVPLSYQWDDSDAGAAEAALLERMRTGEKTPPVHP; via the coding sequence ATGGCCGACCCGGTGCTCGACGAGGTCGATTACCTGCTCATCACCGCGTTGCAGCACGCACCGCGTGCTGCCTGGCAAAAGATCGGTTCCCTCATCGGGCTGGACGCGACCACGGCCGCACGGCGCTGGGACCGGCTGGCCGGTGAAGGTCTCGCGTGGCTGTCCTGCCATCCCTCGACGGCCGTCATGGGCGATGCCGTGGTCGCCTACATCGAGATCGACTGCGTACGGGGTCGGCTGCACGAGGTCTGCGAGCAGCTGGTGGAGGACGCGCCACTGTTCAGCCTTGAGTACGTCACCGGCTCTCGGGACCTGCTGCTGACAGTGGTACTACGTAGCCATGCCGACCTCGCCCGGTACGTCGGATTCCGGCTCGGCGGCCTCGAAGGCGTGGCCGCCACCCGCACACAGCTCGTCACCACGCTGCACGTCGAAGGGAGCCGATGGCGGCTGGACCGGCTGCACGGCGTCGTGCAAGGCCCGGCACACATGCCGGAACGAGCGCCTGCGGCACTCGGCGACGCGGATCAGGCATTGGTTCTGCTGCTCGCCCGCGATGTGCGCCAGAGCGTGGAACGGCTGGCCCGTGACAGCGGGCTGAGCCCGACGACCGTTCGGCGCCGACTGGCCCGGCTCGAGGCGGCTCGGGCCATCTCCTACCGGTGCGAGGCCGCCCGAGCGGTGTCCGGCTGGCCGGTGAGCGCAACCCTGTGGGCCGCTGTCCCCGCGGCAGACCTCAACAAGGCCGTCGCGCAGCTGTCCGGGATGAGGGAAACCCGGCTGTGCGCGTCGCTCTCCGGGCCGTGCAACCTGATGATGACGGTGTGGCTGCGGTCCATCGACGACATCCAGCCCTTCGAAGCCTCGCTTGTACAGCGCATTCCCGGACTGGAGGTGAGGGACCGCTCGGTGACGCTGTGGCAGCTCAAGCACGCGGGCCAGGTGCTGGACCCCCAGGGGCGGCTACTGCGGTCGGTGCCGCTCTCCTACCAGTGGGACGACAGCGACGCGGGAGCTGCCGAGGCGGCATTGCTGGAGCGAATGCGCACAGGAGAAAAGACCCCGCCCGTGCACCCGTAG
- a CDS encoding RDD family protein: MSRCLASLVDVVVVAGIVLVLHLGLGGLLLLMAGPPYRFPRFPSWSAALAGWIVSLLYLAGSWTLTGGTAGGRLLGLRVTGLAGRLLGVPRALLRAALCMVFPVGLFWVPFSRRRASVQDLAVVSVVRYHRF; encoded by the coding sequence GTGTCGCGGTGTCTGGCGTCCCTCGTCGACGTGGTCGTGGTGGCCGGGATCGTTCTCGTCCTGCATCTTGGGTTGGGCGGTCTCCTGCTGCTCATGGCCGGGCCGCCGTACCGCTTCCCCCGCTTTCCGTCCTGGTCGGCGGCACTGGCGGGGTGGATCGTCTCCCTCCTCTATCTGGCCGGCAGCTGGACCCTGACGGGTGGCACCGCCGGGGGCCGCCTCCTGGGCCTGCGCGTCACGGGCCTCGCCGGGCGGCTGCTCGGCGTGCCGCGCGCGTTGCTGCGCGCCGCGCTGTGCATGGTCTTCCCGGTAGGCCTGTTCTGGGTCCCCTTCAGCAGGCGCCGGGCGTCGGTCCAGGACCTCGCCGTCGTCAGCGTCGTCCGCTACCACCGCTTCTGA
- a CDS encoding MFS transporter — MPVPPLPASTDSPGPPRAATHRILAPLALAQFICSFAGSNLNVMITDISEDLHTTAQGVQIAITVFLLVMAALMIPGGKLTDRYGRKRCLVAGLLVYGTGALLSAFAPGLGVFILGNSLLEGVGTALLIPPVYILTTLLFTDVTSRARAFGAVMALGGLGAAAGPLIGGLITSALSWRAAFVFQVLVVVLIIVLSREVVDPLPPDPRLSFDTGGALLSATGLVLVVMGILAADDYGWLTVGMLLLGALVLAGFFRRARANERSGREPLLSPTLFRNRASNLALVTQHIQWLILMGVSFVVAAYLQVVRGFDAVHTGVIFTAATLGLLASSLAAERLAKRWAQRTLVMAGFTVTVCGIALLIGMAGGSSSGWAFTPGLLLIGLGTGAMLTPSVNVVQSSFGEERQGEISGLSRSVSNLGSSLGTAIAGTILVADPAFGAYAVALVVLAVIGLGGLGAATLLPAGRRNEPACQKRW, encoded by the coding sequence ATGCCCGTGCCGCCCCTCCCCGCCTCGACGGACAGTCCGGGCCCGCCCCGGGCCGCCACCCACCGGATCCTCGCCCCGCTCGCCCTCGCGCAGTTCATCTGCAGCTTCGCCGGCTCCAACCTGAACGTGATGATCACCGACATCAGTGAGGACCTGCACACCACCGCGCAGGGCGTGCAGATCGCCATCACGGTGTTCCTGCTCGTCATGGCGGCGCTGATGATCCCCGGCGGCAAGCTGACCGACCGCTATGGCCGCAAGCGCTGCCTGGTGGCCGGTCTCCTCGTGTACGGAACCGGCGCCCTGCTCAGCGCGTTCGCCCCGGGACTCGGCGTTTTCATCCTCGGCAACTCACTCCTGGAGGGCGTCGGCACGGCTCTGCTCATCCCGCCGGTCTACATCCTCACCACGCTGCTGTTCACTGACGTCACCTCCCGGGCCCGTGCGTTCGGCGCCGTCATGGCGCTCGGCGGCCTAGGGGCGGCGGCCGGGCCGCTGATCGGCGGCCTCATCACCTCGGCGCTCAGCTGGCGGGCGGCCTTCGTCTTCCAGGTGCTGGTGGTCGTGCTGATCATCGTGTTGAGCCGCGAGGTCGTGGACCCGCTGCCCCCGGACCCCAGACTCTCCTTCGACACGGGCGGGGCGCTCCTGTCGGCCACCGGTCTCGTCCTGGTGGTCATGGGAATCCTGGCAGCCGACGACTACGGCTGGCTGACGGTCGGCATGCTGCTGCTCGGTGCGCTCGTCCTGGCAGGGTTCTTCCGGCGGGCGCGCGCCAACGAGCGGTCCGGCCGGGAGCCACTGCTGTCGCCGACCCTGTTCCGCAACCGCGCCTCCAACCTCGCCCTCGTCACCCAGCACATCCAGTGGCTGATCCTGATGGGCGTGTCGTTCGTGGTGGCCGCCTACCTCCAGGTCGTACGCGGCTTCGACGCCGTGCACACGGGAGTGATCTTCACAGCGGCCACCCTCGGGCTGCTCGCCTCGTCGCTGGCCGCCGAGCGGCTGGCGAAACGGTGGGCACAACGCACCCTGGTGATGGCGGGGTTCACGGTGACGGTCTGCGGCATCGCGCTGCTCATCGGCATGGCCGGTGGCTCGTCGAGCGGCTGGGCCTTCACGCCCGGACTCCTGCTCATCGGTCTGGGGACCGGCGCGATGCTGACCCCGTCGGTGAACGTGGTGCAGTCGAGCTTCGGCGAGGAGCGGCAAGGAGAGATCTCGGGCCTGTCCCGCAGCGTGTCGAACCTCGGCTCGTCGCTCGGTACGGCGATCGCCGGTACCATCCTCGTCGCCGACCCGGCTTTCGGCGCGTACGCCGTTGCCCTGGTCGTGCTCGCCGTCATCGGGCTCGGCGGCCTCGGCGCCGCGACGCTGCTGCCGGCCGGACGGAGGAATGAACCGGCCTGTCAGAAGCGGTGGTAG
- a CDS encoding glucosidase, producing the protein MNARMSGRSIGPTGDADGRWRLWGPYLSERQWGTVREDYSDSGDAWSYFPHDHARSRAYRWGEDGLGGICDEKQRLCLAMALWNGRDPILKERAFGLTNSEGNHGEDAKEYYFYLDSTPSHSYLKYLYKYPQAEFPYHDLVAVNRSRTRGEFEYELLDTGVFDDDRYFDVTVEYAKASFDDILARFTVVNRGPDEATVHVLPTLWFRNTWSWGEDGDKPRLSAVDGPLGTQTIRAECPGLGVYDCRFDTQAPLLFTENETNSERLFGVPNASRYVKDGIGRHIVDQESGAVNPAREGTKAAVHHVLTIPAGASRTVRLRIAPVGAQLSLLHDFDSVFQDRIAEADAHCARLTPEGASEDEARVLRQAHAGMLWSKQYYFFDLEAWLGEHGLDPWTTSRVGVRNREWFHMVGDDIISMPDKWEYPWFAAWDLAFQAAALSTVDVCFAKEQLELLLQGSYLHPNGQIPAYEWNFTDVNPPVHAWAAYFVYTMEERLTGRADRAFLERAFQKLLTNFTWWVNRKDPSGRNIFQGGFLGLDNIGVFDRSAPLPTGGTLEQADGTAWMALYCQSMLQIAVELVEHNPAYEELVLKFVEHYLWIAASLDRVGELGDELWDEEDGFFYDVLRLPDGQAMRLKVRSMVGLLPLCAATVFTPGQLAKIAGLGERLRRFAIRHPSLSVTLASVRAGAKGGPRLLSVVDEKKLLRVLGRLLSEDEFLSPYGIRSLSRRHAEHPYSFWVHGEEYRVGYVPAESDSGMFGGNSNWRGPVWFPLNALVVRALLNLYGFYGDELTVECPTGSGHRMNLFEVAGEICDRLTRIFLRDEDGHRPVYGGQRKFQEDPHWRDLISFHEYFHADNGAGLGAAHQTGWTGLVATLMTLSKSFAPGDFRAKG; encoded by the coding sequence ATGAACGCGAGGATGAGCGGCAGGTCGATCGGCCCGACCGGCGACGCGGACGGGCGATGGCGGTTGTGGGGGCCATATCTGAGCGAGCGTCAGTGGGGCACGGTCCGAGAGGACTACAGCGACAGCGGCGACGCCTGGTCGTACTTCCCGCACGACCACGCGCGATCGCGCGCCTACCGCTGGGGCGAGGACGGCCTCGGCGGCATCTGCGACGAGAAGCAACGTCTGTGCCTGGCCATGGCCCTGTGGAACGGGCGGGACCCGATCCTCAAGGAGCGCGCCTTCGGCCTGACCAACAGCGAGGGCAACCACGGTGAGGACGCCAAGGAGTACTACTTCTACCTCGACAGCACCCCCAGCCACTCCTATCTCAAATACCTGTACAAGTACCCGCAGGCCGAGTTCCCCTACCACGACCTCGTGGCCGTCAACCGGTCGCGCACCAGGGGCGAGTTCGAGTACGAGCTGCTCGACACCGGCGTCTTCGACGACGACCGCTACTTCGACGTGACGGTGGAGTACGCCAAGGCATCGTTCGACGACATACTGGCCCGCTTCACCGTCGTCAACCGCGGCCCCGACGAGGCGACCGTGCATGTGCTGCCCACGCTCTGGTTCCGCAACACCTGGTCCTGGGGCGAGGACGGCGACAAGCCGCGCCTGAGCGCGGTCGACGGCCCGCTCGGCACGCAGACGATCCGCGCCGAATGCCCCGGACTCGGTGTCTACGACTGCCGGTTCGACACCCAGGCGCCGCTGCTGTTCACGGAGAACGAGACGAACAGTGAGCGGCTCTTCGGCGTTCCCAACGCCTCCCGCTACGTCAAGGACGGCATCGGCCGCCACATCGTGGACCAGGAGAGCGGCGCCGTCAACCCGGCACGGGAGGGCACCAAGGCCGCCGTGCACCATGTCCTCACCATCCCGGCCGGTGCCTCACGGACCGTGCGTCTGCGGATCGCCCCGGTCGGCGCCCAGCTGTCCCTGCTGCACGACTTCGACAGCGTGTTCCAGGACCGCATCGCCGAAGCCGACGCGCACTGTGCGCGGCTGACTCCCGAAGGCGCGAGCGAGGACGAGGCCCGGGTGCTGCGGCAGGCGCACGCCGGGATGCTCTGGAGCAAGCAGTACTACTTCTTCGACCTGGAGGCCTGGCTGGGCGAACACGGTCTGGACCCCTGGACCACGTCCCGCGTGGGGGTACGCAACCGCGAATGGTTCCACATGGTCGGTGACGACATCATCTCCATGCCGGACAAGTGGGAATACCCCTGGTTCGCCGCCTGGGACCTGGCGTTCCAGGCCGCCGCCCTGTCGACCGTGGACGTGTGTTTCGCCAAGGAACAGCTCGAACTGCTCCTCCAGGGCTCCTATCTGCATCCCAACGGGCAGATACCGGCGTACGAGTGGAACTTCACGGACGTCAACCCGCCGGTGCACGCCTGGGCCGCATATTTCGTCTACACGATGGAGGAACGCCTCACGGGCCGGGCCGACCGCGCGTTCCTGGAGCGCGCTTTTCAGAAGCTGCTGACGAACTTCACCTGGTGGGTCAACCGCAAGGACCCCAGTGGCCGCAACATCTTCCAGGGCGGCTTCCTCGGCCTCGACAACATCGGCGTCTTCGACCGCAGTGCCCCACTGCCCACAGGCGGCACCCTCGAACAGGCCGACGGCACCGCCTGGATGGCTCTGTACTGCCAGTCCATGCTGCAGATCGCCGTCGAACTCGTCGAGCACAACCCGGCCTACGAGGAACTGGTGCTCAAGTTCGTCGAGCACTACCTGTGGATCGCCGCTTCCCTGGACCGCGTCGGCGAACTCGGCGACGAACTCTGGGACGAGGAGGACGGGTTCTTCTACGACGTGCTGCGCCTGCCCGACGGGCAGGCGATGCGGCTGAAGGTGCGCTCGATGGTCGGGCTGCTGCCGCTGTGCGCCGCCACCGTCTTCACGCCCGGCCAACTGGCGAAGATCGCCGGACTGGGCGAGCGGCTGCGCCGCTTCGCGATCCGCCACCCCTCGCTGTCCGTCACGCTGGCCTCGGTCCGAGCAGGTGCCAAGGGCGGCCCGCGGCTCCTGTCGGTCGTCGACGAGAAGAAGCTGCTCCGGGTGCTCGGGCGCCTTCTGTCCGAGGACGAGTTCCTCAGCCCGTACGGCATCAGGTCCCTCTCCCGCCGCCATGCCGAACACCCTTACAGCTTCTGGGTGCACGGCGAGGAGTACCGGGTCGGCTATGTTCCCGCCGAGTCCGACAGCGGGATGTTCGGGGGCAATTCCAACTGGCGGGGACCTGTGTGGTTCCCCCTCAACGCCCTGGTCGTCCGGGCACTGCTCAACCTGTACGGGTTCTACGGCGACGAGTTGACCGTCGAGTGCCCCACCGGGTCGGGCCACCGGATGAACCTCTTCGAGGTCGCCGGGGAGATCTGCGACCGGCTCACCCGGATCTTCCTGCGCGACGAGGACGGGCACCGGCCCGTGTACGGGGGGCAGCGCAAGTTCCAGGAGGACCCGCACTGGCGAGACTTGATCTCCTTCCACGAGTACTTCCACGCAGACAACGGCGCCGGGCTCGGAGCGGCCCATCAGACAGGTTGGACCGGCCTGGTCGCCACCTTGATGACCCTCTCCAAGAGCTTCGCCCCCGGCGACTTCCGCGCCAAGGGGTGA
- a CDS encoding DUF1269 domain-containing family protein, which translates to MAGIGPVQLLTVAFGPEAKFEGWIVDELAELERTGQIRVLDLLFVQKESDNTLVIAEHQAQDMGQTVAALLGISRDTLRAAEETFPSLSEGNAFGLTLHEIRDLARALDPGTAAGFVLLEHTWAKELRRAVREAGGVPVAEGFLTQEVLESVVAEIAASVRRLEEGAVRDSREERKPGRKSGRF; encoded by the coding sequence ATGGCCGGGATCGGGCCGGTTCAACTGCTGACGGTCGCGTTCGGGCCGGAGGCGAAGTTCGAGGGATGGATCGTCGACGAGCTCGCGGAGCTGGAGCGCACCGGGCAGATCCGTGTGCTGGACCTGCTGTTCGTGCAGAAGGAGAGTGACAACACCCTGGTCATCGCGGAGCACCAGGCGCAGGACATGGGCCAGACCGTGGCCGCGCTGCTCGGTATCTCGCGGGACACGCTGCGTGCGGCCGAGGAGACGTTCCCCTCCCTGTCCGAAGGCAATGCCTTCGGCCTGACCCTGCACGAGATCCGGGACCTGGCCCGCGCACTCGACCCGGGCACCGCGGCCGGCTTCGTGTTGCTCGAACACACCTGGGCCAAGGAGTTGCGGCGGGCGGTCCGCGAAGCCGGTGGCGTCCCCGTCGCGGAGGGCTTCCTCACCCAGGAGGTTCTGGAGTCGGTGGTCGCGGAGATCGCCGCCAGCGTGCGGCGCCTTGAGGAGGGCGCCGTGCGAGACAGCCGGGAGGAACGGAAACCCGGCCGGAAATCCGGGAGGTTCTGA
- a CDS encoding DUF1269 domain-containing protein translates to MTDLVVLGFTDKDKAEAVLRLSRELSKQELLDLEDAALAWRTQDGKIHVRQSFSLTASGAAGGALWGTLFGLLFLMPAFGAAVGAATGAVAGKLTDVGINDAFIKEIAGTLEPGRAAVFALVRRSTPDRVREALRPFAPTVLRTSLTKQREEELVTALQG, encoded by the coding sequence ATGACCGATCTCGTCGTGCTCGGCTTCACCGACAAGGACAAAGCCGAGGCCGTGCTGCGCCTGTCCCGGGAGCTGTCCAAGCAAGAGCTGTTGGACTTGGAGGACGCTGCACTCGCCTGGCGCACCCAGGACGGGAAGATCCATGTACGGCAGTCCTTCAGCCTCACCGCCAGTGGTGCGGCCGGAGGCGCCCTGTGGGGCACGTTGTTCGGTCTGTTGTTCCTGATGCCCGCGTTCGGCGCCGCCGTCGGCGCGGCCACCGGAGCGGTGGCGGGAAAGCTCACGGACGTCGGGATCAACGACGCGTTCATCAAGGAGATCGCGGGAACGCTGGAGCCGGGCCGCGCAGCGGTCTTCGCGCTCGTCCGGCGCTCCACCCCGGACCGGGTTCGCGAGGCACTGCGTCCGTTCGCGCCCACCGTCCTGCGCACGTCCCTGACCAAGCAGCGCGAGGAGGAGCTCGTCACGGCCCTTCAGGGATGA
- a CDS encoding LuxR C-terminal-related transcriptional regulator, which produces MDERTRQRQPPETRATTRAAALPPRVGVPVVPTWLVPRPRLTARLSRGVLGPLTVVVAPVGAGKSALAMEWAATRRAPGPVAWVACDGSEEQADVFWSRVLTALGEAGVDLPAPANVLRPEPPAPTGSAGSGPLATAAERPLLVAALAAGLAARKDPVVLVLDDFQPDTGSPVARGMASLLRHAAPALRLVVVSRRDPPLHLHRYRLAGELAELRTADLAFDDRETASLLAQHGVAVARPVVSALRTRADGWAAGLRLAAMSMQGHPHPEKFVAQFTGHDEAVVSYLVEEVLDGRPPALRRLLLTTSVLEHLNAELATALAGKEAAAHFAALVGQNSFLQSAGHGWYRCHQMFADVLRVRLRHETPGLVAELHARAAAWLGEHGLLAEAVRHALAAGDCGYANRLVVQQLAIGQVLALTDARLPGDLVRRTPAGELGMPRQFLDPESALVAAAAALHRGERPVCAQALRLADELTGELPRDEADRMIRCRLMHAVVRMAKERCWDPQAARIAAADAEALFAQVPSGLLADRPELKALALLIRGHAELREGSLKAAQALLGAGLKASGAVRNGALRRDCLIELALLEVLRGKFQTADELAGHAGRPPLPPCTPEDPTPAALHLVRAWVAMTRCASVRARGELARTQAALRNAPDPFLAGVGSLVARLVTMAESGTPVSAAPPDWLGDCPDWLAEGLRQPVRQACALSLAAARAHTLRGQCAPGQPGGPDQGPGSRRPPAESLSAREHDVLRRLAQTMTTQEIAAELYLSVNTVKTHLKSVYRKLAVTRRSAAVRRARELELL; this is translated from the coding sequence ATGGATGAGCGGACGAGGCAACGGCAGCCGCCGGAGACACGCGCCACCACCCGGGCGGCTGCCCTGCCGCCCCGGGTGGGGGTGCCGGTTGTGCCGACATGGCTTGTGCCGCGGCCCCGGCTGACGGCGCGTCTCTCGCGGGGCGTGCTCGGACCGCTGACCGTGGTTGTCGCCCCCGTCGGCGCCGGGAAGTCCGCCCTGGCCATGGAGTGGGCCGCCACGCGCCGTGCCCCGGGTCCGGTCGCCTGGGTTGCCTGCGACGGCTCGGAGGAACAGGCCGATGTCTTCTGGTCCCGGGTTCTGACAGCCCTGGGCGAAGCGGGTGTCGACCTGCCGGCGCCCGCGAATGTGCTGCGACCCGAGCCGCCCGCGCCGACGGGTTCCGCGGGCTCGGGTCCTCTCGCCACGGCGGCCGAGCGGCCCCTCCTGGTCGCTGCACTCGCCGCCGGCCTGGCCGCACGCAAGGACCCCGTCGTCCTCGTACTGGACGACTTCCAGCCGGACACGGGGTCACCGGTCGCGCGAGGCATGGCGAGTCTGCTGCGGCACGCAGCTCCCGCCCTGCGACTGGTCGTCGTCTCGCGCCGTGATCCACCGCTGCACCTGCACCGCTACCGGCTGGCGGGCGAACTCGCCGAACTGCGCACCGCCGACCTCGCCTTCGATGACCGGGAGACGGCCTCCCTGCTCGCACAGCACGGCGTCGCGGTCGCGAGGCCCGTGGTCAGCGCGCTGCGCACGCGGGCCGACGGATGGGCGGCTGGGCTGCGGCTGGCGGCCATGTCCATGCAAGGCCACCCCCATCCGGAAAAGTTCGTCGCGCAGTTCACCGGCCACGATGAAGCGGTCGTCAGCTATCTCGTCGAGGAGGTCCTGGACGGCCGGCCCCCGGCCCTGCGCCGGCTGCTCCTGACGACCAGCGTCCTGGAGCACCTGAACGCCGAACTGGCCACCGCGCTCGCGGGCAAGGAGGCCGCAGCGCACTTCGCGGCGCTGGTCGGGCAGAACTCCTTCCTCCAGTCCGCCGGGCACGGCTGGTACCGGTGCCATCAGATGTTCGCCGACGTCCTGCGGGTGCGGCTGCGGCACGAGACGCCCGGCCTGGTGGCGGAACTGCACGCTCGCGCGGCCGCTTGGCTGGGCGAGCACGGACTCCTCGCGGAGGCGGTGCGGCACGCGTTGGCGGCGGGCGACTGCGGCTACGCCAACCGGCTCGTCGTGCAGCAGCTGGCGATCGGGCAGGTGCTCGCCCTCACTGACGCGCGACTGCCGGGTGACCTGGTCCGGCGCACGCCCGCCGGCGAGCTGGGGATGCCCCGGCAGTTTCTCGATCCCGAGTCCGCCCTCGTCGCCGCGGCGGCCGCTCTGCACCGCGGCGAGCGGCCGGTGTGCGCGCAAGCGCTGCGGCTGGCGGACGAGCTGACCGGGGAGCTGCCCCGGGACGAGGCCGACCGGATGATCCGGTGCCGACTGATGCATGCCGTGGTCCGCATGGCGAAGGAGCGTTGCTGGGACCCGCAGGCGGCGCGGATCGCGGCGGCCGATGCCGAGGCTTTGTTCGCCCAGGTGCCGAGCGGTCTGCTGGCGGACCGTCCCGAGCTGAAGGCACTGGCACTGCTCATCCGCGGCCACGCCGAGCTGCGGGAGGGCAGCCTCAAAGCGGCGCAGGCCCTGCTGGGCGCAGGGCTGAAGGCGTCCGGGGCCGTCCGCAACGGTGCCCTGCGCCGCGACTGCCTCATCGAGCTCGCACTGCTGGAAGTGCTGCGCGGGAAGTTCCAGACCGCGGACGAACTCGCGGGGCACGCCGGGCGTCCACCGCTGCCGCCCTGCACGCCCGAGGATCCGACGCCGGCCGCCCTGCACCTGGTCCGAGCCTGGGTCGCCATGACGCGATGCGCATCGGTGCGGGCCCGTGGTGAACTGGCCCGGACCCAGGCCGCGTTACGGAACGCGCCCGACCCCTTCCTCGCCGGGGTCGGCTCGCTCGTGGCCCGGCTCGTTACGATGGCGGAGAGCGGGACACCTGTGTCCGCGGCGCCGCCGGACTGGCTCGGGGACTGCCCTGACTGGCTCGCCGAGGGACTGCGCCAGCCGGTGCGCCAAGCCTGCGCCCTCTCGCTCGCCGCGGCGCGGGCCCATACGCTCCGAGGGCAGTGCGCGCCCGGTCAACCGGGCGGGCCGGACCAGGGGCCGGGCAGCCGCCGCCCGCCGGCCGAGTCGCTCAGCGCGCGGGAACACGACGTACTGCGCCGGCTGGCCCAGACGATGACGACGCAGGAGATCGCCGCCGAGCTATATCTGTCGGTCAACACCGTCAAGACGCACCTCAAGAGTGTCTACCGCAAACTCGCCGTGACCCGGCGGTCGGCCGCGGTACGGCGAGCCCGCGAACTCGAACTGCTGTGA
- a CDS encoding LuxR C-terminal-related transcriptional regulator produces the protein MVVRAEHKRGKAICRGPGARRVSVLHGRLRAALGRDASEADLVVAACLGWVADTLVEIAVALGDPRSAGALVDQASTVLATVPQDGRGCPDALAWTEPLTEREHMVLLRLQDDVPLRQVGADLFISHNTVKSHTRAVYRKLGVSSRTAAVDRARQLRLL, from the coding sequence ATGGTGGTGCGCGCCGAGCACAAACGTGGCAAGGCCATCTGTCGTGGTCCGGGCGCCCGACGGGTGTCCGTGCTGCACGGGCGGCTGCGTGCCGCACTGGGGCGTGACGCGTCCGAGGCGGACCTGGTGGTGGCGGCCTGTCTGGGGTGGGTCGCCGACACGCTCGTGGAGATCGCGGTCGCGTTGGGCGATCCTCGCAGCGCGGGTGCTCTGGTGGACCAGGCATCGACAGTGCTGGCCACTGTGCCTCAGGACGGTCGGGGCTGCCCGGACGCCTTGGCGTGGACCGAGCCCTTGACGGAGCGTGAGCACATGGTGCTCCTGAGACTCCAAGACGACGTGCCCCTGCGACAGGTGGGGGCGGACCTGTTCATCTCGCACAACACGGTGAAGAGTCATACACGTGCCGTCTACCGAAAGCTCGGGGTGTCCTCGCGCACCGCGGCCGTCGATCGGGCCAGGCAGCTACGGCTCCTGTGA
- a CDS encoding CU044_2847 family protein has translation MQADPVEVSAGPVMAGRVSEAIRDLPQSLESVIGPVAGMARAVLDEFRRVRPDGVEVEFGVDLAAQAGAVIAKSEAACHLKVTVTWNAAASAVADSGESAN, from the coding sequence GTGCAGGCGGATCCCGTCGAGGTGTCGGCCGGGCCGGTCATGGCCGGACGGGTCTCGGAGGCGATACGTGATCTGCCGCAGAGTCTGGAGAGCGTCATCGGCCCCGTCGCGGGTATGGCGCGGGCGGTGCTGGATGAGTTCCGGCGGGTGCGGCCCGACGGCGTCGAGGTGGAGTTCGGCGTCGACCTGGCAGCGCAGGCGGGGGCCGTGATCGCGAAGAGCGAGGCGGCCTGTCATCTGAAGGTGACCGTGACCTGGAACGCTGCCGCTAGCGCCGTCGCTGACAGTGGTGAGAGCGCGAACTGA